The window TTCCGACGACTCGCCGAACAGTCCGGAGAGGAAGCCACCACCGTCGGTGAAGTGCTTCGTGAGCCCTTCGACTTCCAGAAGCGGTTCGCCCATCGCCGTGTCGTCCTCGTCGAGTTGTCGCGCTGTCATCGAATCGCTCATTTCAGTTACCCCCCTCCGGTCGGTCGGCGAGTGCGTCGCCTGTGATTCCCGACTTCGTGCGAACCTCGATCGGGTCGCTGAACCAGTATCCTGCGTCGAACTCGTCGTGTTTGATGCAGGCAGACCGGTGTGAGGCCTCGTCCGGGTCGTCCCTGTCGCTGACTTCCCGACACTCGGGGTGAACCTCGACACAGGCTTCACGGGCGTCCGGACAGCGCGTGTGGAAGCGACACCCTCGCGGGGGGTCGATCGCTTCGGGCATCACGCCTTTCACGGGCTCCAGTTCGTGCACGGTCTGGTCGGGGCGCGGCATCGAATTCAACAGGGCTTCCGTGTAGGGATGTTTCGTATCGTAGAACAGGTCGTCTACCGTCGCCTGTTCCACGATTTCGCCGAGATACATCACGTTGACACGGTCACAGAGCTCGGCGACGACCCCCATGTCGTGGGTCACCCAGATAAAACTCGTATCGTATTTGTCCTGCAGATCGTTCACCAACGAAAGGATTTGACCCTCGACGGTCACGTCCAGCGCCGTCGTGGGTTCGTCCGCGATGATGAGGCTCGGTTCGCAGGCCAACGCCATGGCGATGAGCACACGCTGGCGCATCCCACCGGAGAATTGGTGGGGGTAGTTGTCGTAGCGTGCTTCGGGTTCTGGAATCCCGACCTCGCGAAGCATGTGCACCGCTTCTTCCTTTGCCTCCTTTTTCGAGAGGCCGCGATTGATTTCGATGAACTCCCGAAGCTGATTGCCGACCGTGAACACGGGATTCAAGCTCTCCATCGGATCCTGGAAGATGATGGCGATCTCCTTGCCACGAATCCGCCGTCGCATCTCCTCGTTCGACAGCATCTCGTCGCGCGTCTCCAATTCGCCGTCCGGCCCTTCTTCGACGCCGAACAGCAGTTCATCCTTGAAGCGGACTTCGCCCCCGACGATTTCGCCGGGATGATCGATGAGGCGGAGAATGCTCTGGGCGGCGACGCTCTTTCCGGCCCCGCTTTCGCCCACGAGGCCGACGATTTCGCCCTCTTTCACGTCGAAGGAGATACCATCGACCGCACGAACGACGCCTTCCTCGGTGAAAAACTGTGTCTTCAGATCGTCGATTTTGAGTATTGTCTCTGTCATTATCTTCTGATTAGTTGTTTATTCGTGGGTCGAGCGCGTCTCGCAGGCCGTCCCCGAGCAGGTTGAACCCCATCACGGTGATGAGAATGGCGAGGCCGGGCCACAGGCTGAACCACGGGTCGGGAAGCATGTAGCCACGTGACTGATTCAGCATCTGGCCCCACGATGGCGTCGGCGGTTGTGCGCCGAAGCCGAGGAACGAGAGACCGGCCACGATGAGGATGCTGATGCCGACCTGCAAGGTTGCCTGCACGAGAACGGGTGCGAAGCTGTTCGGGATGACGTGTCGGAGGATGATGTTTCGGTCACGCACTCCCGCGGCACGTGCCGCCTCGATGTACTCTTCCTCGCGTACGCTGACCACGCGCGATCGAATCAGCCGGGCGAACACGGGTATCGTCGTGATACCGACGCCGATCATGGCGAAGGTCAAATCGCGGCCGAACGCGGCCATGAACGCGATGACGAGCACGAGGAACGGGATCGCATACAGCGTCTCGACGAGGCGCATCAGCGCGTCGTCTATCCACCCGCCGTGATACCCCGCGACGGCGCCGACGAGGGTGCCCGCGATGAGCCCGAAGCCGGTCGAAACGATGCCGACCTGCATAGCGATTCGGGTCCCATAGACGAGTCGGACGAGAATGTCGCGGCCGCGGTGATCGGTTCCAAGCGGATATTTCCACGTCCCGGTTCCGAACGTGTTCTCCATCCCGACCGGTGGGAGGAGGATCCGTGCGTTCGCGGGGTCGTTCACGGGATTGTACCAGAACCGACTCGCGATGGCGTAATCGAACAGTTTCGCGTCTATCCACGCGAAGACGGCGACGGCGAGAATGAAGCTGATGGTGTAAAAACCGATTCTCGCGGTCGTATCCCGGCGAATTTGATCGAGCGTATATCGCCAGCCGACACGGGACTCAACCCTTTCGTCGGAGTCGTATCGCTCGTTCGACTGCGATTCGCGGAGTTTGTCGGATGAAGTTTCACCTGTTCCCATCGTCAGTCCACCTCGTCGTAGGTCACGCGGGGATCGATATACGCATACGAAAGGTCAGTGAGGATGACGCCGACGACGAACGTCAGGCCGAAAAAGACCGTCGTTCCCATGACCAGCGGATAATCCTGATTGTTGATCGCCGTAATGATGAGCCGTCCCATTCCGTTGATGTTGAACACCGTCTCGGTCAGTACGGCTCCGCCGAGCGCGGAAGTAAGTTGGAGTCCAACGACGGTAATGACCGGGAGTTGTGCGTTGCGGAAGGCGTGTTTTCGCAGAATCGTTCGTTCGGAGACTCCGTAGGCACGCGCCAACTTCACGTACTCCTGCTGGAGGACCTCCAACATCGACGACCGTTCGATTCGGGTAATCGCCGCCATCTGAAGGGTCCCGAGCGAAAGGGTCGGCAAGAGCAGGTGCATCCCCGTCTGCCAGAAGACGTCGAGTTGCGAGGACGCCCCTTCGACAGAACTGGGGTTCGCCCATGGGAGAACCAGCCCCGTCGCTGGGAACCAGTTCAGATGGTACGCGAAGACGATGATGAGCATCAGCCCGATCCAGAACGATGGCGTACTGACGCCGATGAGGGCGACGATACGCGACACGTGGTCGGTCGGTTGGTTCCGCCGTCTGGCGGAGATGATGCCGAGCGGAATGGCCGTCACTAGTGCGAACGTGAAACTAGAGAGCATGAGCAGGAGCGTCACCGGCAGTCGCTCCATGATCTTCGTCAGTACGGGCGTTCCGTAGTAGATACTCTGGCCGAAGTCACCCTGTACGAGCGCGGTGAGATAGTTCACGTACCGCACGGGGAGCGGTTCGTCCAGGCCATACTGCGCCCTGATTTCCTGGACCATCTCTGCACTCGGGGATGGCCCGAGCATGATCTGGACGGGGTCGCCCGGAATCGCGTTCGTCAGCAGGAACGTAATCGTCGCGATTCCGATCAGAACCGGGATAGCTTGCAAAGACCGGCGAATCGTGTATCGGAGAATTCCCATGTATGTCGTTGAATCGTATCGAAACGGGGTCGATGGTTACTGCGACCCGATGGATGCGTTCGTGTAGTTGGTCGCG of the Haladaptatus caseinilyticus genome contains:
- a CDS encoding ABC transporter ATP-binding protein, which encodes MTETILKIDDLKTQFFTEEGVVRAVDGISFDVKEGEIVGLVGESGAGKSVAAQSILRLIDHPGEIVGGEVRFKDELLFGVEEGPDGELETRDEMLSNEEMRRRIRGKEIAIIFQDPMESLNPVFTVGNQLREFIEINRGLSKKEAKEEAVHMLREVGIPEPEARYDNYPHQFSGGMRQRVLIAMALACEPSLIIADEPTTALDVTVEGQILSLVNDLQDKYDTSFIWVTHDMGVVAELCDRVNVMYLGEIVEQATVDDLFYDTKHPYTEALLNSMPRPDQTVHELEPVKGVMPEAIDPPRGCRFHTRCPDAREACVEVHPECREVSDRDDPDEASHRSACIKHDEFDAGYWFSDPIEVRTKSGITGDALADRPEGGN
- a CDS encoding ABC transporter permease; protein product: MGTGETSSDKLRESQSNERYDSDERVESRVGWRYTLDQIRRDTTARIGFYTISFILAVAVFAWIDAKLFDYAIASRFWYNPVNDPANARILLPPVGMENTFGTGTWKYPLGTDHRGRDILVRLVYGTRIAMQVGIVSTGFGLIAGTLVGAVAGYHGGWIDDALMRLVETLYAIPFLVLVIAFMAAFGRDLTFAMIGVGITTIPVFARLIRSRVVSVREEEYIEAARAAGVRDRNIILRHVIPNSFAPVLVQATLQVGISILIVAGLSFLGFGAQPPTPSWGQMLNQSRGYMLPDPWFSLWPGLAILITVMGFNLLGDGLRDALDPRINN
- a CDS encoding ABC transporter permease; translated protein: MGILRYTIRRSLQAIPVLIGIATITFLLTNAIPGDPVQIMLGPSPSAEMVQEIRAQYGLDEPLPVRYVNYLTALVQGDFGQSIYYGTPVLTKIMERLPVTLLLMLSSFTFALVTAIPLGIISARRRNQPTDHVSRIVALIGVSTPSFWIGLMLIIVFAYHLNWFPATGLVLPWANPSSVEGASSQLDVFWQTGMHLLLPTLSLGTLQMAAITRIERSSMLEVLQQEYVKLARAYGVSERTILRKHAFRNAQLPVITVVGLQLTSALGGAVLTETVFNINGMGRLIITAINNQDYPLVMGTTVFFGLTFVVGVILTDLSYAYIDPRVTYDEVD